From the genome of Halogranum gelatinilyticum:
CCGCGTCGGCGCGCCCGCCATGGCCATGGCAATTCGCCCCTGAACCCGGCAGGGGCATACTTTCCACTCGTGATTCTCGCTTCCTGAGCCGAGACGCCGTCCACACAGTCGCTGTCGCTACCGCTGGCGGAGCATCAACGAAAAAAACAGCTGACCGTGGCCGGTTCAGTCGTCTTTGGTCTTGATGTCGGCGGAAAGACCCTGTGCCATCTGGATGTCTTTGGAGTTGTTGAGCGTCCAGGCGGTGCGCTCGGTGACGGCTTCGATGATTTCGCGCGCCGAGGGGTAGCCGTTACCGGATTTCTTGACGCCGCCGAAGGGCAGGTGGACTTCGGCACCGATGCACGGGAGGTTGCCGTAGGCCAGTCCCACCTCCGCATTGTCGCGGAAGTAGTTGATCTGGCGGTAGTTCTCCGAAATAATCGCACCCGCGAGTCCGTAGTCAGTGTCGTTCTGGATGGCGACCGCTTCTTCGATGTCGCCGGAGTACTTCAGCAGGGCGACGTGGGGGCCGAAGACTTCCTCGTGCGTGCAGCGGAGGTCTTCCCACGCGTCGGCTTCATACACAAAGGGTCCGACCCAGTGGCCGTCTTCGTGACCGTCCGGAATCTCGTCCTCGTCCAACTCCGTTCGGTCGACGAGGACGTTCACGCCCTCTTTCTTCGCCAGCTCAGCGTACTTCGTGACCTTCTCCTTGTGACCGGCCTCGATGAGCGGGCCCATGAAGGTGTCTTCGTCCAGCGGGTCGCCGACGGAGACGTTCTTCGCCAACTCGACGTAGCGGTCTTTGAACTCGTCGTAGACGTCTTCGTGGACGACGATGCGCTCCGAAGAGACACAGCGCTGGCCGGTCGTCTTGAACGAACACATCAGCGCCGAGTGAACGGCGATGTCCAGATCCGCCTCTTCGGTGATGACGACGTTGTTCTTGCCACCCATCTCACACGCGGCGAGTTTGCCGGGCTGCTGGGCGACTTTCTCGGCGACCTCGTGGCCCACCTCGGCCGAACCAGTGAACAGGACGGTGTCGACGCGTTCGTCCTCCACGATGGAGGCGCCGGCGTCGCCGAAGCCCTGGACCATGTTGAACACGCCGTCGGGAATACCGGCATCCTCGAACATCTCGGCGATGATCTGGCCGCACCACGGCGTCTGTTCGGCGGGCTTCCAGACGACGGTGTTACCCTCGACCAGGGCGACGGCCATGTGCCAGAAGGGGATGGCGACCGGGAAGTTCCACGGGGTGATACAGCCGACGACGCCGCGAGGTTTGCGGCGCATATAGGCGTCCTTGGCGGGAATCTCGCTCGGGATAACGTCGCCTTTGGGGTGGCGAGCGTCGCCAGCGGCCCACTCGACCATGTGGTACGCTTCGATGACGTCCGCGCGACCTTCCGAGATTTCCTTGCCGCACTCTTTGGTCACGACTTCTGCGAGTTCTTCGGTCCGCTCGCGGAGCTCGTGGTAGATGTCCCAGAGATATTCCGCGCGGTCGAT
Proteins encoded in this window:
- a CDS encoding aldehyde dehydrogenase family protein, encoding IDRAEYLWDIYHELRERTEELAEVVTKECGKEISEGRADVIEAYHMVEWAAGDARHPKGDVIPSEIPAKDAYMRRKPRGVVGCITPWNFPVAIPFWHMAVALVEGNTVVWKPAEQTPWCGQIIAEMFEDAGIPDGVFNMVQGFGDAGASIVEDERVDTVLFTGSAEVGHEVAEKVAQQPGKLAACEMGGKNNVVITEEADLDIAVHSALMCSFKTTGQRCVSSERIVVHEDVYDEFKDRYVELAKNVSVGDPLDEDTFMGPLIEAGHKEKVTKYAELAKKEGVNVLVDRTELDEDEIPDGHEDGHWVGPFVYEADAWEDLRCTHEEVFGPHVALLKYSGDIEEAVAIQNDTDYGLAGAIISENYRQINYFRDNAEVGLAYGNLPCIGAEVHLPFGGVKKSGNGYPSAREIIEAVTERTAWTLNNSKDIQMAQGLSADIKTKDD